From Eschrichtius robustus isolate mEscRob2 chromosome 7, mEscRob2.pri, whole genome shotgun sequence, a single genomic window includes:
- the LOC137767146 gene encoding mucin-22-like, whose amino-acid sequence MGTLTMGTVTMGTVTMGTATVSTVTVNTVTMGIVTMGTVTMGTVTMDTVTMGTVNMSTVTMGTLTMSTVTMGNVTMGAVTMGTVTMGIVTMGTVTMDSVTMGTVNMSTVTMGTLTMSTVTMGNVTMNTVTMGTVTMDTVIMSSVTMGTVTMSTVILGTATMDTATMSTVTIGTAIVGTVTMGTVTMGTVTMDTATVSTVTMGTVTMSTVTRDSVTMNTVTMGTVTMGTVTMDTVTMGTVTMSTVTMGTVTMDTVTMGTVIMGTLTMGTVAMDTVTMSTITKGTVTVSTITVSTITVSTVTMSTVTVGTVTMNTVTMGTVTMSTITVSTITMGSVTVSNITMGSVTMSHITMSTITKVTVTVSTITMSTFTMGTVTMGTVTMSTITVRTITMGSVTVSYITMSTITVSTVTMGTVTRNSVTMDTVTMGTVNVSTVTMGTLTVSTVTMGNVTMGTVTMGNVTMSIVTMVTVTIGSVTMSTITKGTVTVSTITVSAITVSTVTVSTVTVGTVTVSTDTVGTVTMGTVTMGTVTVGTVTMSTITVGTVTMSTVTMGTVTMGTVTMSTITVSTITMGSVTVSNITMGTVTVSTITMGAITMSTITVSTVTMSTITMGTVTMGTVTMGTFKMSTVTMGTLTMSTVTMGNVTMGTVNMSTVTMGTLTMSTVTMGNVTMGTITKGTVTVSTITVSSITVSTVTMSTVTVGTVTMGTVTMSAITMGSVTVSNISMGTVTVCTVTMSTVTMSTITMGTVTMGTVTMGTFKMSTVTMGTLTMSTVTMGNVTMDTITKGTVTVSTITVSSITVSTVTMSTVTVGTVTMSTVTMGTVTMGTVTMSTITVSTITMGSVTLSNITMGTVTMSTVTMSTATVSTVTMSTATMGNVTMSTVSMGSVVMSTITKSTVTVSTITVSTVTMSTVTMGTLTMGTVTMSTITVSTITMGNVTVSTITMSIVTVGTLTVCTVNMSTVTMGNLTMSTVTMGNVTMDTVTMSTIIMGSATMRNFTMGTPTMNTASMSTVTMGSVTMSTVTMGTFNMGTVIMRTATMSTVTMGTVTMGTFTMGTITMKTITVSTVTMSTITMGSVTVSNITRGSVTMSTVTMGTVTMSTVTMGTVTMETVTMSTITVSTITMGSVTVSNITMGTVTMSTVTMETVTMSTVTMVTMRTVTMSTATVSTVTMNTATMGNVTMGTATMDTATMGNVTMGTATKDTATMSMATMSTATVRTITVSIVTLSTATMSTVTMSIVTMDAATMSTVTMGTVPMSTITMSTITKGTVTESTITMDTVTMSTVTVGTETVGTVTMSTVPMSTITMSTVTLGTVTIDSVTMGTVTMGTLTMGTVTMDTVTMGTITMSTITVSTITMGSVTVSNITMSTVTMGSVTMGTVTMGAVTMRTVTMGTVTMSTITVSTITMGSVTVSNITMGTVTVSTITMGTITMSTITVSTVTVGTVTVSTVTMSTLTMSTITMGTVTMGTGTMGTVNMSPVTMGTLTMSTVIMGNVTMSTIIIGSATMRNFTMGTPTMYTASMSTVTISSVTLSTVTMGTFNMGSVTVSNITMGTVTMGTVTMGSITMSSVTMGAVTMGTVTMGTVNMRTVTMGTLTMSTVTMGNITMGTVTMGTVTMGSITMSTIIMGSATMRNFSMGTPTMYTASMSTVTMGSVTMGTVSMGSVTMSTVTMGSVAMSTITKGTVTVSTITMSTVSMGTITMGTVTMSTITMGSVTVSNITLGTVTVSTITMGTITMSTVTVGTVTVCTVNMSTVTMGNLTMSTVTMGNVTMDTVTMSTIIMGSATMRNFTMGTPTMYTTSMSTVTMGSVTMSTVTMCTVTMDTVIMSSVPWELSP is encoded by the exons ATGGGAACtctcaccatgggcactgtcaccatgggcactgtcacaATGGGCACTGCCACAGTGAGCACTGTCACCGTGAACACTGTCACCATGGGAAttgtcaccatgggcactgtcaccatgggcactgtcaccatggacactgtcaccatgggcacaGTCAAcatgagcactgtcaccatgggaactctcaccatgagcactgtcaccatgggaaaTGTCACCATGGGCgctgtcaccatgggcactgtcaccatgggaattgtcaccatgggcactgtcaccatggaCAGTGTCACCATGGGCACAGTCAAcatgagcactgtcaccatgggaactctcaccatgagcactgtcaccatgggaaatgtcaccatgaacactgtcaccatgggcactgtcaccatggaCACTGTCATCATGAGCTCTGTTACCATGGGAactgtcaccatgagcactgtcatcttGGGAACTGCAACCATGGACACTGCCACCATGAGCACTGTAACCATTGGCACTGCCATCGTGGGCACTGTCACTATGGGTACTGTCACCATGGGCACAGTCACCATGGACACTGCCACAgtgagcactgtcaccatgggaactgtcaccatgagcactgtcaccagGGACAGTGTCACCATGAACACTGTCACCATGGGtactgtcaccatgggcactgtcaccatggacactgtcaccatgggaactgtcaccatgagcactgtcaccatgggcactgtcaccatggacactgtcaccatgggcacaGTAATCATGGGCACtctcaccatgggcactgtcgcCATGGAcactgtcaccatgagcactATCACCAAGGGCACTGTCACCGTGAGCACTATCACCGTGAGCACTATCACcgtgagcactgtcaccatgagcactgtcaccgtgggcactgtcaccatgaacactgtcaccatgggaactGTCACCATGAGCACTATCACCGTGAGCACTATCACCATGGGCAGTGTCACCGTGAGCAATATCACCATGGGCAGTGTCACCATGAGCCATATCACCATGAGCACTATCACCAAGGTCACTGTCACCGTGAGCACTATCACCATGAGCACtttcaccatgggcactgtcaccatgggaactGTCACCATGAGCACTATCACCGTGAGAACTATCACTATGGGCAGTGTCACCGTGAGCTATATCACCATGAGCACTATCACcgtgagcactgtcaccatgggcactgtcaccagGAACAGTGTCACCATGgacactgtcaccatgggcactgtcaacgtgagcactgtcaccatgggaactCTCACcgtgagcactgtcaccatgggaaatgtcaccatgggcactgtcaccatgggaaaTGTCACCATGAGCATTGTCACCATGGTCACTGTCACCATAGGCAGTGTCACCATGAGCACTATCACCAAGGGCACTGTCACCGTGAGCACTATCACCGTGAGCGCTATCACCGTGAGCACTGTCACCGTGAGCACTGTCACCGTGGGCACTGTCACCGTGAGCACTGACACCgtgggcactgtcaccatgggaactgtcaccatgggcactgtcaccgtgggaactgtcaccatgagcactatcaccgtgggcactgtcaccatgagcactgtcaccatgggcactgtcaccatgggaactGTCACCATGAGCACTATCACCGTGAGCACTATCACCATGGGCAGTGTCACCGTGAGCAATATCACCATGGGCACCGTCACCGTGAGCACTATTACCATGGGTGCTATCACCATGAGCACTATCACTgtgagcactgtcaccatgagcactATCACCATGGGAACTGTCACCATGGGAACGGTCACCATGGGCACTTTCAAgatgagcactgtcaccatgggaactctcaccatgagcactgtcaccatgggaaatgtcaccatgggcactgtcaacatgagcactgtcaccatgggaactctcaccatgagcactgtcaccatgggaaaTGTCACCATGGGCACTATCACCAAGGGCACTGTCACCGTGAGCACTATCACCGTGAGCAGTATCACcgtgagcactgtcaccatgagcactgtaaccgtgggcactgtcaccatgggaactGTCACCATGAGCGCTATCACCATGGGCAGTGTCACCGTGAGCAATATCAGCATGGGCACTGTCACCGTGTGCACTGTtaccatgagcactgtcaccatgagcactATCACCATGGGAACTGTCACCATGGGAACGGTCACCATGGGCACTTTCAAgatgagcactgtcaccatgggaactctcaccatgagcactgtcaccatgggaaaTGTCACCATGGACACTATCACCAAGGGCACTGTCACCGTGAGCACTATCACGGTGAGCAGTATCACcgtgagcactgtcaccatgagcactgtcactgtgggcactgtcaccatgagcactgtcaccatgggcactgtcaccatgggaactGTCACCATGAGCACTATCACTGTGAGCACTATTACCATGGGCAGTGTCACCCTGAGCAATATCACgatgggcactgtcaccatgagcactgtcaccatgagcactgCCACAgtgagcactgtcaccatgagcactgCCACCATGGGAAATgtcaccatgagcactgtcaGCATGGGCAGTGTCGTCATGAGCACTATCACCAAGAGCACTGTCACCGTGAGCACTATCACcgtgagcactgtcaccatgagcactgtcaccatgggaactCTCACCATGGGAACTGTAACCATGAGCACTATCACTGTGAGCACTATCACCATGGGCAATGTCACCGTGAGCACTATCACCATGAGCATTGTCACCGTGGGCACTCTCACCGTGTGCACTGTCAAcatgagcactgtcaccatgggaaaTCTCACCATGAGCACAGTCACCATGGGAAATGTCACCATGGACACTGTCACAATGAGCACTATCATCATGGGCAGTGCCACCATGAGGAATTTCACCATGGGAACTCCAACCATGAACACCGCCAGCATGAGCACAGTCACCATGGGCAGTgtcaccatgagcactgtcaccatgggcacttTCAACATGGGCACTGTCATCATGCGAACTGccaccatgagcactgtcaccatgggaactgtcaccatgggcacttTCACCATGGGCACTATCACCATGAAAACTATCACcgtgagcactgtcaccatgagcactATCACCATGGGCAGTGTCACCGTGAGCAATATCACCAGGGGCAGTgtcaccatgagcactgtcaccatgggtactgtcaccatgagcactgtcaccatgggcactgtcaccatggaAACTGTCACCATGAGCACTATCACCGTGAGCACTATTACCATGGGCAGTGTCACCGTGAGCAACATCACCATGGGAactgtcaccatgagcactgtcaccatggaaactgtcaccatgagcactgtcaccatgg TCACCATGCGcactgtcaccatgagcactgCCACAgtgagcactgtcaccatgaACACTGCCACGATGGGAAAtgtcaccatgggcactgccACCATGGACACAGCCACCATGGGAAAtgtcaccatgggcactgccACCAAGGACACTGCCACCATGAGCATGGCCACCATGAGCACTGCCACCGTGAGAACTATCACCGTGAGCATTGTCACCCTGAGCACTGccaccatgagcactgtcaccatgagcaTTGTCACCATGGATGCTGccaccatgagcactgtcaccatgggcactgtcccCATGAGCACTATCACCATGAGCACTATCACCAAGGGCACTGTCACCGAGAGCACTATCACCATGGAcactgtcaccatgagcactgtcactGTGGGCACTGAAACCGTGGGCACTGTGACCATGAGCACTGTCCCCATGAGCACTatcaccatgagcactgtcacccTGGGCACTGTCACCATCGACAGTGTCACCATGGGCACAGTCACAATGGGCACtctcaccatgggcactgtcaccatggacactgtcaccatgggcactaTCACCATGAGTACTATCACCGTGAGCACTATCACCATGGGCAGTGTCACCGTGAGCAATatcaccatgagcactgtcaccatgggcagtgtcaccatgggcactgtcaccatgggagCTGTCACCATGAGAACTGTCACCATGGGAACTGTCACCATGAGCACTATCACCGTGAGCACTATCACCATGGGCAGTGTCACCGTGAGCAAtatcaccatgggcactgtcaccgtGAGCACTATTACCATGGGCACTATCACCATGAGCACTATCACCGTGAGCACTGTCACCGTGGGCACTGTCACCGTGTCcactgtcaccatgagcactctcaccatgagcactatcaccatgggaactgtcaccatgggaacgggcaccatgggcactgtcaacATGAGCCCTGTCACCATGGGAACTctcaccatgagcactgtcatcatgGGAAATGTCACCATGAGCACTATCATCATAGGCAGTGCCACCATGAGGAATTTCACCATGGGAACTCCAACCATGTACACCGCCAGCATGAGCACAGTCACCATAAGCAGTGTCACCttgagcactgtcaccatgggcacttTCAACATGGGCAGTGTCACTGTGAGCAAtatcaccatgggcactgtcaccatgggcactgtcaccatgggcagTATCACCATGAGCAGTGTCACCATGGGCgctgtcaccatgggcactgtcaccatgggaactGTCAACATGAGAACTGTCACCATGGGAACTctcaccatgagcactgtcaccatgggaaatatcaccatgggcactgtcaccatgggcactgtcaccatgggcagTATCACCATGAGCACTATCATCATGGGCAGTGCCACCATGAGGAATTTCTCCATGGGAACTCCAACCATGTACACCGCCAGCATGAGCACAGTCACCATGGGCAgtgtcaccatgggcactgtctcCATGGGCAGTgtcaccatgagcactgtcaccatgggcagTGTCGCCATGAGCACTATCACCAAGGGCACTGTCACCGTGAGCACTatcaccatgagcactgtcaGCATGGGCACTATCACCATGGGAACTGTAACCATGAGCACTATCACCATGGGCAGTGTCACCGTGAGCAATATCACCTTGGGCACTGTCACTGTGAGCACTATTACCATGGGCACTatcaccatgagcactgtcaccgtGGGCACTGTCACCGTGTGCACTGTCAAcatgagcactgtcaccatgggaaaTCTCACCATGAGCACAGTCACCATGGGAAATGTCACCATGGACACTGTCACAATGAGCACTATCATCATGGGCAGTGCCACCATGAGGAATTTCACCATGGGAACTCCAACCATGTACACCACCAGCATGAGCACAGTCACCATGGGCAGTgtcaccatgagcactgtcaccatgtGCACTGTCACCATGGACACTGTCATCATGAGCTCTGTTCCATGGGAACTGTCACCATGA
- the LOC137767144 gene encoding uncharacterized PPE family protein PPE24-like, producing the protein MVTLLMVTVPMVTFPMVTVLMVRVPMVTVLMLTVPMVTVSMVTVPMVTVPMVTIPMVTVFTVTVLTVAVPIVTVPMVTVPMVRVPMVTVLMLTVPMVTVLIVTVPMVTVPMVTVPMVIVLMVTVPMVTELMMTVSMVILPMVTVLMVTLPMVTLLMLAVYMVGVPMVKFLMVALPMMIVLMVTVSMVRVPMVTVLMLTVPMVTVSMVTVPMVTVPMVTIPMVTVLTVTVLTVPVPIVTVPMVTVPMVRVPMVTVPMVIVPMVTVPMVTVPMVIVLMVTVPMVTELMMTVPMLKVPMVTVLMVTLPMVTLLMLAVYMVGVPMVKFLMVALPMMIVLMVTVSMVTVPIVTVFMVTLPMVTVPMVTVPMVRVPMVTVLILTVPMVTVLILTVPMVTVPMVTVPMVIVLMVTVLMVRVPTVTVLTVIVLMVIVPMVIVLMVIVLTVTLPMVIVLTVIVLMVTVPMVTVSMVTVPMVTVPMVTIPMVTVFTVTVLTVAVPIVTVPMVTVPMVRVPMVTVLMLTVPMVTVLIVTVPMVTVPMVTVPMVIVLTVTVPLVIVLILIVLMVTVRMVTVFMVTVPMVTMLILTVPMVTVPMVTVPMVIVLMVTVLMVTVHTVTVPTVTVLTVIVPMVIVLTVIVPTVTVPMVTVPMVTVLMVTVPTVTVLMVTVLMVIVLTVILLTVTLPMVIVLTVIVPTVTVPMVTVPMVTVLMVTVPTVTVLMVTVLMGAVPVMAPAVSPVQTAVLAQPRLQRMKEALGSKG; encoded by the exons ATGGTGACACtgctcatggtgacagtgcccatggtgacatttcccatggtgacagtgctcatggtgagagttcccatggtgacagtgctcatgTTGACtgtgcccatggtgacagtgtccatggtgacagtgcccatggtgacagtgcccatggtgacaaTTCCCATGGTGACAGTGTTCACGGTGACAGTGCTCACTGTGGCAGTGCCCATtgtgacagtgcccatggtgacagtgcccatggtgagagttcccatggtgacagtgctcatgttgacagtgcccatggtgacagtgctcattgtgacagtgcccatggtgaccgTTCCCATGGTGACAGTTCCCATGGTGATAGTGCTCATGGTGACAGTTCCCATGGTAACAGAGCTCATGATGACAGTGTCCATGGTGATAttgcccatggtgacagtgctcatggtgacACTGCCCATGGTGACTCTGCTCATGCTGGCGGTGTACATGGTTGGAGTTCCCATGGTGAAATTCCTCATGGTGGCACTGCCCATGATGATAGTCCTCATGGTGACAGTGTCCATGGTGAGagttcccatggtgacagtgctcatgTTGACtgtgcccatggtgacagtgtccatggtgacagtgcccatggtgacagtgcccatggtgacaattcccatggtgacagtgctcacgGTGACAGTGCTCACTGTGCCAGTGCCCATtgtgacagtgcccatggtgacagtgcccatggtgagaGTTCCCATGGTGACAGTTCCCATGGTGATAGTGCCCATGGTGACCGTTCCCATGGTGACAGTTCCCATGGTGATAGTGCTCATGGTGACAGTTCCCATGGTAACAGAGCTCATGATGACAGTGCCCATGTTGAaagtgcccatggtgacagtgctcatggtgacACTGCCCATGGTGACTCTGCTCATGCTGGCGGTGTACATGGTTGGAGTTCCCATGGTGAAATTCCTCATGGTGGCACTGCCCATGATGATAGTGCTCATGGTGACAGTTtccatggtgacagtgcccattgtgacagtgttcatggtgacactgcccatggtgacagttcccatggtgacagtgccaaTGGTGAGagttcccatggtgacagtgctcatcttgacagtgcccatggtgacagtgctcatcttgacagtgcccatggtgaccgttcccatggtgacagttcccatggtgatagtgctcatggtgacagtgctcatggtgagAGTGCCCACGGTGACAGTGCTCACGGTGATAGTGCTCATGGTGATAGTGCCCATGGTAATAGTGCTCATGGTGATAGTGCTCACGGTGACACTGCCCATGGTGATAGTGCTCACAGTGATAGTGCTCATGGTGACagttcccatggtgacagtgtccatggtgacagtgcccatggtgacagtgcccatggtgacaaTTCCCATGGTGACAGTGTTCACGGTGACAGTGCTCACTGTGGCAGTGCCCATtgtgacagtgcccatggtgacagtgcccatggtgagagttcccatggtgacagtgctcatgttgacagtgcccatggtgacagtgctcatcgtgacagtgcccatggtgaccgTTCCCATGGTGACAGTTCCCATGGTGATAGTGCTCACGGTGACAGTGCCCTTGGTGATAGTGCTCATATTGATAGTGCTCATGGTGACAGTTCGCATGGTGACAGTGTtcatggtgacagtgcccatggtgacaaTGCTCATcttgacagtgcccatggtgaccgttcccatggtgacagttcccatggtgatagtgctcatggtgacagtgctcatggtgacagtgCACACGGTTACAGTGCCCACGGTGACAGTGCTCACGGTGATAGTGCCCATGGTAATAGTGCTCACGGTGATAGTGCCCACGGTGACagttcccatggtgacagtgcccatggtgaccgtgctcatggtgacagtgcccacggtgacagtgctcatggttACAGTGCTCATGGTGATAGTGCTCACGGTGATATTGCTCACGGTGACACTGCCCATGGTGATAGTGCTCACGGTGATAGTGCCCacggtgacagtgcccatggtgacagtgcccatggtgactgtgctcatggtgacagtgcccacggtgacagtgctcatggttACAGTGCTCATGGGGGCAGTGCCCGTGATGGCTCCTGCAGTGTCCCCAGTGCAAACAGCGGTCCTGGCTCAG CCGCGCCTGCAGCGGATGAAGGAGGCGCTGGGGTCCAAGGGctaa